From Micromonospora sp. NBC_01699, a single genomic window includes:
- a CDS encoding heme/hemin ABC transporter substrate-binding protein yields MKRRPGHAALVLAAVLGLAGCAGTPTDAGRDPAAGCGPTTARVETTDVVPVADNPPTTLPVTVNSADGTSVTVTDTSRILPVNLYGSIAEIVFSLGLGDRVVGRDTATTFPTATHLPLVTPAGHDLSGEAILRLNPTVVVADESIGPPEVLNQLRRSGIPVVLIDDEQTLAAVPRHIRSIATALGVPAAGEALVGRVDADIAAARRAAPAGQPPRIAFLYLRGTAGVYLMGGKGAGSDEMIRAIGAVDAGTEIGLAKFRPLTSEGLINAAPDVLLVMTEGLESVKGVDGLLAMPGVAQTPAGRNRRIVDMDDGVLLNFGARTGRAISALATAVYECGGHRS; encoded by the coding sequence ATGAAACGACGACCCGGCCACGCCGCTCTCGTCCTGGCCGCCGTGCTCGGACTCGCCGGCTGCGCCGGCACCCCGACCGACGCCGGCCGCGACCCGGCCGCCGGCTGCGGACCCACCACCGCCCGGGTCGAGACCACCGACGTGGTCCCGGTCGCGGACAACCCGCCGACGACCCTGCCGGTCACCGTCAACAGCGCCGACGGTACGAGCGTGACGGTGACCGACACCAGCCGGATCCTGCCGGTCAACCTGTACGGCTCGATCGCCGAGATCGTGTTCAGCCTCGGCCTCGGCGACCGGGTCGTGGGCCGGGACACCGCCACCACCTTCCCGACCGCCACCCACCTGCCACTGGTCACCCCGGCCGGGCACGACCTGTCCGGTGAGGCGATTCTGCGGCTCAACCCCACGGTGGTGGTCGCCGACGAGAGCATCGGACCACCCGAGGTGCTCAACCAGCTCCGCCGGTCCGGCATCCCGGTGGTGCTGATCGACGACGAACAGACGCTGGCGGCGGTGCCCCGGCACATCCGCTCGATCGCGACGGCACTGGGCGTCCCGGCCGCCGGGGAGGCGCTGGTCGGCCGGGTCGACGCGGACATCGCCGCCGCCCGTCGCGCCGCCCCCGCCGGGCAACCGCCCCGGATCGCCTTCCTCTACCTGCGCGGCACCGCCGGGGTCTACCTGATGGGCGGCAAGGGCGCCGGCTCGGACGAGATGATCCGGGCGATCGGCGCGGTCGACGCCGGTACGGAGATCGGACTGGCCAAGTTCCGCCCGCTGACCAGCGAGGGTCTGATCAACGCCGCCCCGGACGTACTCCTGGTGATGACCGAGGGACTCGAATCGGTCAAGGGCGTCGACGGGCTGCTCGCCATGCCGGGCGTGGCGCAGACCCCGGCCGGCCGCAACCGGCGCATAGTCGACATGGACGACGGGGTCCTGCTCAACTTCGGCGCCCGGACCGGCCGCGCCATCAGCGCACTCGCCACCGCCGTCTACGAGTGCGGGGGACACCGATCGTGA
- a CDS encoding HtaA domain-containing protein has translation MGKLNAGNARRTSLRWTAAVVLGAAASIVAVAPVAAAPADVTAGDLDWGFKASFRNYVSTGNGNPPIAVADGATRNADGTFGFAALGGSYDPATGAATVHYGGTVVLSYPAHFFKITMANPTVVLNGGTGSLLADVDLEVSGGGFEPVSVDQAAIATLDASTGPQSSGTTVSWTNLTTTMTEIGAAAFAGFYGAGTVLDPASFSLTSAGTPAAPAVKVTPSTGIDPEQATIAVTGSDFNPDGAGGNGIYVAFGPKNDTDYWVNARRYKSVKWVNKNVTTPSGGQDTLNGDGTFSTTLSLAAKYTDGNGNAVDCTSVQCYVLTFAAHGSADRSQDTFTPVSFATAPGAGGSAEQEITAQVRQTGALILASAGSTVALGAVDPGGTATGTLNKVTVTDRRGTNAGWSLVGQVENFTSAAGGVIAADNLGWTPNASVVDDGLVGVPGVVTPGAVANPGTGTGLATARTLCASAAGASAGQFECGARLDLGVPASTSPGDYTATLTVTLS, from the coding sequence ATGGGCAAACTGAACGCCGGCAACGCCCGGCGTACGTCGCTGCGCTGGACGGCCGCGGTCGTCCTCGGTGCCGCCGCCTCGATCGTGGCGGTGGCTCCCGTGGCGGCGGCCCCGGCCGATGTCACCGCGGGTGACCTCGACTGGGGATTCAAGGCGTCGTTCCGCAACTACGTCTCCACCGGCAACGGCAATCCGCCGATCGCGGTCGCCGACGGTGCCACCCGCAACGCGGACGGCACCTTCGGGTTCGCCGCCCTCGGTGGCTCGTACGACCCGGCGACCGGTGCGGCCACCGTCCACTACGGCGGCACCGTGGTCCTGTCGTACCCGGCCCACTTTTTCAAGATCACCATGGCCAACCCCACGGTGGTACTGAACGGGGGAACGGGTTCGCTGCTCGCCGACGTCGACCTTGAGGTCAGCGGCGGCGGCTTCGAACCGGTCTCGGTCGACCAGGCCGCGATCGCCACCCTGGACGCGTCCACCGGACCGCAGTCGTCCGGTACGACGGTGAGCTGGACCAACCTGACCACGACCATGACCGAGATCGGGGCGGCGGCGTTCGCCGGCTTCTACGGTGCCGGCACGGTCCTGGACCCGGCCTCGTTCAGTCTCACCTCGGCCGGCACCCCGGCGGCACCGGCGGTCAAGGTCACCCCGTCGACCGGCATCGACCCGGAACAGGCGACGATCGCCGTCACCGGCTCCGACTTCAACCCCGACGGCGCCGGCGGCAACGGCATCTACGTTGCCTTCGGCCCGAAGAACGACACCGACTACTGGGTCAACGCCCGGCGCTACAAGTCGGTGAAGTGGGTGAACAAGAACGTCACCACCCCCAGCGGGGGACAGGACACGCTCAACGGCGACGGTACCTTCAGCACCACGCTGTCGCTCGCCGCGAAGTACACCGACGGCAACGGCAACGCCGTCGACTGCACCTCGGTGCAGTGCTACGTCCTCACCTTCGCCGCACACGGCTCGGCCGACCGGAGCCAGGACACCTTCACCCCGGTCAGCTTCGCCACCGCACCGGGGGCCGGCGGCAGCGCCGAACAGGAGATCACCGCGCAGGTCCGCCAGACCGGCGCGCTGATCCTGGCCTCGGCCGGATCGACCGTCGCCCTCGGCGCGGTCGACCCCGGCGGTACGGCGACCGGCACTCTCAACAAGGTCACGGTCACCGACCGGCGCGGCACCAACGCCGGCTGGAGCCTGGTCGGCCAGGTGGAGAACTTCACCAGTGCCGCCGGAGGCGTGATCGCCGCCGACAACCTCGGCTGGACGCCGAACGCGTCGGTGGTGGACGACGGGCTGGTCGGCGTACCGGGCGTGGTGACGCCGGGTGCGGTGGCCAACCCCGGTACGGGTACCGGGCTGGCCACGGCCCGGACGCTCTGCGCCTCGGCCGCCGGCGCGAGCGCCGGACAGTTCGAGTGCGGGGCCCGGCTCGACCTCGGTGTACCGGCGTCGACCTCGCCGGGCGACTACACCGCGACGCTGACCGTCACCCTGTCCTGA
- a CDS encoding WxL protein peptidoglycan domain-containing protein: MIHRSLSALAVALLAVLSASPGHAAPATTPDITWAVQPSDAAGPTGRSYFAYDARPGQRIDDHVAISNLGTTPLTLTIYATDAFTAADGGFGLLPASQRPTGPGAWTSLGTRTRTVPAGQRVVVPFHLDVPANATPGDHTGGLVASVTGVGTDANGQRVNLDRRAAARVYLRVAGPLHPSLQVETLRVTHHFPLNPFDGGTMTVNYRLRNTGNVRIGGTGRVTVSGPLGWSLARTGTLDLPELLPGSAFEVRERVTGLPAAGRLTVAVAVTPSTMDVPLPGVTRTSGVWAPPWLLIAALALLCVVAPLRRARRRRTPASPAPASPAPADPVAPAASSASIGPAAPVDGRR; the protein is encoded by the coding sequence ATGATCCACCGATCGCTGTCGGCGCTGGCCGTGGCCCTGCTCGCCGTCCTGTCCGCGTCACCCGGCCACGCCGCGCCCGCGACCACGCCCGACATCACCTGGGCGGTCCAACCCTCCGACGCCGCCGGACCCACCGGGCGCAGCTACTTCGCCTACGACGCCCGCCCCGGCCAGCGCATCGACGACCACGTCGCGATCAGCAACCTCGGTACCACGCCGCTGACCCTCACCATCTACGCCACCGACGCGTTCACCGCCGCCGACGGCGGATTCGGCCTGCTGCCGGCGAGTCAGCGGCCGACCGGCCCCGGCGCCTGGACGAGCCTCGGGACGCGTACCCGGACCGTGCCCGCCGGCCAGCGGGTGGTCGTCCCGTTCCATCTCGACGTACCGGCCAACGCCACACCGGGGGACCACACCGGCGGTCTGGTCGCCTCGGTGACCGGGGTGGGCACCGACGCCAACGGGCAGCGGGTCAACCTCGACCGCCGGGCCGCGGCCCGCGTCTACCTCCGTGTGGCCGGGCCACTGCACCCGTCACTACAGGTCGAGACGCTGCGGGTGACACACCACTTCCCGCTGAACCCGTTCGACGGCGGCACGATGACGGTCAACTACCGGCTGCGCAACACCGGCAACGTACGGATCGGCGGCACCGGCCGGGTCACCGTCAGCGGTCCGCTCGGCTGGTCCCTGGCCCGTACCGGAACCCTCGACCTGCCCGAACTGCTGCCCGGTTCGGCCTTCGAGGTCCGCGAACGGGTCACCGGACTACCGGCGGCCGGCCGGCTGACCGTCGCGGTGGCGGTGACACCGTCCACGATGGACGTACCGCTGCCCGGGGTGACCCGGACCAGCGGTGTCTGGGCGCCACCGTGGCTGCTGATCGCGGCGCTCGCCCTGCTCTGCGTGGTGGCGCCGCTGCGACGGGCCAGGCGCCGCCGTACCCCCGCCTCCCCGGCCCCCGCCTCCCCGGCCCCCGCCGACCCGGTGGCACCGGCTGCCTCCTCGGCTTCCATCGGACCGGCGGCCCCCGTCGACGGGCGGCGGTGA
- the ligD gene encoding non-homologous end-joining DNA ligase: MDATGQPALIRPMLATAGDLPAETGWAYEFKWDGVRAVAYAERGGRLRLLSRNDRDITSAYPEIAILPSLLGGRTGVLDGELVTLDRRGAPSFSALQRRMHVQAPSASLIASAPVRYLVFDLLRLDRTRLVDRPWSQRRAELEQLGLQEQQVTVPPVFDRDPDSVMSAARDRGLEGVVSKRVESRYLPGRRSPAWRKTALIQTTEVVVAGYKPGSGRRSGLVGSLLLGINEPAGLVFVGGVGTGFTDAMLADLGERLRRLERDRPAFAAPMPSAEAKNARWVEPTLVGEVVYRTVTPDGRLRHASWRGLRPDRDPDEVRRPRSTT; encoded by the coding sequence ATGGACGCGACGGGGCAGCCGGCGCTGATCCGGCCGATGCTGGCCACCGCCGGTGACCTACCGGCCGAGACCGGCTGGGCGTACGAGTTCAAGTGGGACGGGGTACGCGCGGTCGCGTACGCCGAGCGCGGTGGACGACTGCGCCTGCTCTCCCGCAACGACCGGGACATCACCTCGGCGTACCCGGAAATCGCGATCCTGCCGTCGCTGCTCGGTGGCCGAACCGGCGTGTTGGACGGCGAGTTGGTGACCCTGGACCGCCGCGGTGCGCCGAGCTTCTCGGCCCTGCAACGCCGGATGCACGTACAGGCACCGAGCGCGTCCCTGATCGCGTCCGCCCCGGTGCGCTACCTGGTCTTCGACCTGTTGCGGCTGGACCGGACCCGGCTGGTCGACCGGCCGTGGTCGCAGCGCCGGGCGGAGCTGGAGCAGCTCGGGCTGCAAGAGCAGCAGGTGACGGTTCCGCCGGTGTTCGACCGTGACCCGGATTCGGTGATGAGCGCCGCCCGCGACCGGGGGCTCGAAGGCGTTGTATCCAAACGGGTCGAGTCGAGGTACCTACCCGGCAGACGATCACCGGCCTGGCGCAAGACCGCACTGATCCAGACGACCGAGGTGGTGGTCGCCGGCTACAAGCCCGGTTCCGGCCGGCGCTCGGGGCTGGTCGGGTCGCTGCTGCTCGGGATCAACGAACCCGCCGGGCTGGTCTTCGTCGGCGGCGTCGGTACGGGTTTCACCGACGCGATGCTGGCGGACCTCGGCGAGCGCCTGCGCCGGCTGGAACGGGACCGGCCCGCGTTCGCCGCACCGATGCCCTCGGCGGAGGCCAAGAACGCCCGCTGGGTCGAGCCGACGCTGGTCGGCGAGGTGGTCTACCGGACGGTCACCCCGGATGGGCGGCTCCGGCACGCCTCCTGGCGCGGGCTGCGGCCGGACCGGGACCCGGACGAGGTCCGCCGCCCGCGCTCCACCACCTGA
- a CDS encoding DHA2 family efflux MFS transporter permease subunit, with protein sequence MTNQAVAAPAKLDAAVLKIAGVVVLGAIMSILDITVVSVALPTFQTEFDATYAEVAWTMTGYTLALATVIPLSGWAADRFGTKRLYMLALLLFTLGSALCATADSIGQLIAYRVLQGLGGGMLMPLGMTIMTRAAGPARIGRLMAVLGIPMLLGPIGGPILGGWLIDAASWHWIFLINVPIGAVALVYALFALPKDSAEPSESFDFIGMLMLSPGLALFLYGVSSLPETGTITATKVWSTMLAGAILLVGFVLYSFKPRHPLLDLRLFRNRNLSVASISLFVFIIAFMGAGLLFPSYFLQVGGESTLKAGLLMAPQGIGAMLTMPIAGMLADKIPIGRTVPFAMALIAAGFFAFTQVGTDTSYWLLCGSLFVMGLGMGGTMMPIMTSALRTLTNHEVARGSTLVNILQQIGSSIGAAIMSVILTSQLNGSDPIPGLTDPRSGEPITEAGAAIASQHGSQLPVEPSVIQRGLEFVADSFATTFWVGFALVLATFIPIAFLPRKREVSHLLDDQGGDGVDRAATPVLIH encoded by the coding sequence GACATTACCGTCGTAAGCGTTGCACTACCGACCTTCCAGACCGAGTTCGACGCCACGTACGCCGAGGTCGCCTGGACGATGACGGGCTACACCCTGGCACTGGCCACGGTAATCCCGCTCAGCGGCTGGGCCGCCGACCGGTTCGGCACCAAGCGGCTCTACATGCTCGCCCTACTGCTGTTCACGCTCGGCTCGGCGCTCTGCGCCACCGCCGACTCGATCGGTCAACTCATCGCGTACCGGGTGCTCCAGGGCCTGGGCGGTGGCATGCTCATGCCGCTCGGCATGACGATCATGACCCGTGCGGCCGGCCCGGCGCGAATCGGCCGACTGATGGCGGTCCTCGGCATTCCGATGCTGCTCGGCCCGATCGGCGGACCGATCCTCGGCGGCTGGCTGATCGACGCGGCGAGCTGGCACTGGATCTTCCTGATCAACGTCCCGATCGGCGCGGTCGCGCTCGTGTACGCCCTCTTCGCGCTACCGAAGGACAGTGCCGAACCGTCCGAGTCGTTCGACTTCATCGGCATGCTGATGCTCTCGCCGGGTCTCGCCCTGTTCCTCTACGGTGTCTCGTCGCTACCGGAGACCGGCACGATCACCGCCACCAAGGTCTGGTCCACGATGCTGGCCGGCGCCATCCTGCTGGTCGGCTTCGTCCTGTACTCGTTCAAGCCACGGCACCCGCTGCTCGACCTGCGACTGTTCCGCAACCGCAACCTGAGCGTGGCGTCAATCTCGCTGTTCGTGTTCATCATCGCGTTCATGGGCGCCGGGCTGCTGTTCCCGAGTTACTTCCTACAGGTCGGCGGCGAGTCCACCCTGAAGGCCGGTCTGCTGATGGCGCCGCAGGGCATCGGCGCGATGCTCACGATGCCGATCGCCGGCATGCTGGCCGACAAGATTCCGATCGGCCGTACCGTGCCGTTCGCGATGGCCCTCATCGCCGCCGGGTTCTTCGCGTTCACCCAGGTCGGTACGGACACCTCGTACTGGTTGCTGTGCGGTTCGCTGTTCGTGATGGGCCTCGGCATGGGCGGCACGATGATGCCGATCATGACGTCGGCGTTGCGTACGCTGACCAACCACGAGGTGGCGCGCGGTTCCACGCTGGTGAACATCCTCCAGCAGATCGGCAGCTCGATCGGTGCCGCGATCATGTCGGTGATCCTCACCAGCCAGCTCAACGGGTCGGACCCGATCCCGGGCCTGACCGACCCGCGTAGCGGCGAGCCGATCACCGAGGCCGGCGCGGCGATCGCCAGCCAGCACGGCAGCCAACTGCCGGTCGAGCCGTCGGTCATCCAGCGCGGCCTGGAATTCGTGGCGGACTCGTTCGCCACGACGTTCTGGGTCGGCTTCGCGCTGGTACTGGCGACCTTCATCCCGATCGCATTCCTCCCCCGCAAGCGTGAGGTGTCGCACCTGCTCGACGACCAGGGCGGGGACGGCGTCGACCGGGCGGCGACCCCGGTGCTGATCCACTGA